The Deltaproteobacteria bacterium genome has a segment encoding these proteins:
- a CDS encoding MaoC family dehydratase, protein MGKTVIDGLQGLRSLAGKQIGVSDWRQMTYEAIRKFADATGDHQWIHVDRERIARESPFGKPIAHGYFTVSLIAGIFFELVEIKNFGMVINYGLNKVRFPNPLKDGQRYRLNVKLGDVTEISNGAEGLLAATIEVEGESKPACVAELVFRFYGK, encoded by the coding sequence ATGGGCAAGACCGTGATCGACGGCCTTCAGGGATTGAGATCGCTGGCGGGAAAACAGATCGGCGTCTCCGATTGGCGGCAGATGACGTACGAGGCGATCCGCAAGTTCGCGGACGCGACCGGTGACCATCAGTGGATCCACGTCGACCGCGAGCGCATCGCGCGGGAGTCGCCGTTCGGCAAGCCCATCGCCCACGGATATTTCACCGTCTCGCTCATCGCCGGAATCTTCTTCGAGCTCGTCGAGATCAAGAACTTCGGGATGGTGATCAACTACGGGCTCAACAAGGTGCGGTTTCCCAACCCTCTCAAGGACGGGCAGCGCTACCGGCTCAACGTGAAGCTCGGCGACGTCACCGAGATTTCCAACGGCGCCGAGGGGCTGCTCGCGGCGACCATCGAAGTCGAGGGCGAGTCGAAGCCCGCGTGCGTGGCCGAGCTGGTGTTCCGGTTCTACGGAAAGTAG
- a CDS encoding roadblock/LC7 domain-containing protein: protein MSFRGMLTALVKRVPKARGAVFCDHEGESVELVIHDDTLSEYELKVAGAQLAAVWLALQESARDCGAGALLELQVGCGAGSLLCRALPEGYYVVLLVGEGGSGASAAFALRSVATQIASEL, encoded by the coding sequence GTGTCCTTCCGGGGCATGCTGACGGCGCTGGTCAAGCGTGTGCCGAAGGCGCGCGGAGCGGTGTTCTGCGATCACGAAGGCGAATCCGTGGAGCTGGTGATCCACGACGACACTCTCTCCGAATACGAGCTGAAGGTGGCCGGTGCGCAGCTCGCGGCGGTCTGGCTGGCCTTGCAAGAAAGCGCACGCGACTGTGGCGCCGGCGCGCTGCTCGAGCTTCAGGTCGGCTGCGGCGCGGGAAGCCTGCTCTGCCGGGCGCTCCCCGAGGGGTACTACGTGGTGCTGCTCGTCGGCGAGGGCGGGTCCGGCGCATCGGCGGCGTTCGCGCTGCGATCCGTGGCCACCCAGATCGCGTCGGAGCTGTAG
- the astB gene encoding N-succinylarginine dihydrolase — protein MRAREYNFDGLVGPTHNYAGLSHGNLASLAHGGQPASPRRAALQGLAKMRFVASLGVGQAMLPPHERPSLRTLRRLGFRGSDEEVIAQAAQDPELKDQLLRISSSAAAMWTANAATAIPSADATDHRVHLVPANLTAMFHRSLEAETTARVLRAIFADARRFEVHDPLPGGGHFSDEGAANHSRLFTDGNVVHLFAWGRRAFTEPSPAGEPSRYPARQTREASHALARLGRVDAARALFPQQHPIGIDAGAFHTDVLAVGNANVLLLHEFAFVDTEGLLSKLREVLGPSFIAVLATESELPVASAVASYPFNSQLVTLPDASMAIVAPQESREDPHARAWLQRLVESDGPVKSVHHLDLRESMENGGGPACLRQRIVLEDSERSAIRARVFWDDSLGSELEEWVTRHYRDRLTGDDLADPRLARETMTALDELTRILRLGSVYDFQR, from the coding sequence GTGCGCGCGCGCGAATACAACTTCGACGGGCTGGTCGGCCCGACGCACAATTACGCCGGTCTTTCCCACGGCAATCTCGCCTCGCTCGCGCACGGCGGCCAGCCGGCGAGCCCGCGACGGGCGGCGCTGCAGGGGCTGGCGAAGATGCGATTCGTCGCCTCGCTCGGCGTGGGACAGGCGATGCTGCCGCCGCACGAGCGGCCCTCGCTGCGCACCTTGCGTCGCCTCGGATTTCGCGGCAGCGACGAGGAAGTGATCGCGCAGGCGGCGCAGGATCCCGAGCTCAAGGACCAGCTCTTGCGCATCAGCTCCAGCGCCGCCGCCATGTGGACGGCGAACGCGGCGACGGCCATCCCCAGCGCGGACGCAACCGACCACCGCGTGCACCTGGTGCCGGCGAATCTCACCGCGATGTTCCACCGCTCGCTGGAAGCGGAAACGACGGCGCGCGTGCTCCGCGCCATCTTTGCCGACGCACGACGATTCGAGGTTCACGATCCGCTCCCCGGTGGGGGACACTTCTCCGACGAGGGCGCGGCGAACCACAGCCGCCTGTTCACGGACGGAAACGTCGTGCACCTCTTCGCCTGGGGGCGGCGCGCGTTCACGGAGCCATCGCCTGCGGGCGAGCCGTCGCGATATCCGGCCCGACAGACCCGCGAAGCCTCCCACGCGCTGGCGCGGCTGGGCCGCGTCGATGCCGCGCGCGCTCTCTTTCCGCAGCAGCACCCGATCGGCATCGACGCCGGCGCCTTCCACACCGACGTCCTTGCCGTGGGAAACGCCAACGTCCTCTTGCTGCACGAATTCGCTTTCGTCGATACCGAGGGGCTCTTGAGCAAGTTGCGCGAGGTCCTCGGCCCGTCGTTCATCGCGGTTCTCGCTACCGAGAGCGAGCTGCCGGTGGCGTCCGCCGTGGCGTCGTACCCCTTCAATTCGCAGCTCGTCACGCTTCCCGACGCCAGCATGGCCATCGTCGCTCCTCAGGAATCGAGGGAGGATCCGCATGCCCGTGCCTGGCTGCAGCGGCTGGTCGAGTCCGACGGTCCGGTGAAGAGCGTGCACCACCTCGACCTGCGAGAGTCGATGGAGAACGGCGGCGGGCCGGCGTGCCTGCGGCAGCGGATCGTCCTCGAGGATTCGGAGCGATCGGCAATCCGGGCTCGCGTCTTCTGGGACGATTCCCTCGGCTCCGAGCTGGAGGAGTGGGTGACGAGGCACTACCGCGACCGGCTGACCGGCGACGACCTCGCCGACCCTCGCCTGGCGCGCGAGACCATGACGGCTCTCGACGAGCTCACACGGATCCTGCGGCTGGGCAGCGTCTACGATTTCCAGCGGTGA
- the sppA gene encoding signal peptide peptidase SppA — MDKRAAVVLGVIFGGLFLVLFGFMLLAYSAVKGTATGVSLETETTVGARIGIVEAKGTIGDAAPAGVDSDKVVKLLKKYEKDDDVKAIVLRVDSPGGAVAPSQEIHDAIKRIKARKKVVVSMAGLAASGGYYISAPADRIFAEPGTLTGSIGVIFMHFNVRGLLEWAKVEETTLKSGKYKDTLSPFRPIHETDREEIQSISDDVYAQFVQAVAQGRGLPEARVREIAEGRIYTGKRAKELKLVDELGGLDDAIAAAWGLAGQSGEPKVQYPPREHELSLRDLMRGAFQGASEGVRSAVPQGGLMFLAPNLVR; from the coding sequence TTGGACAAGCGCGCGGCGGTCGTGCTCGGCGTCATCTTCGGGGGCCTGTTCCTGGTCCTGTTCGGGTTCATGCTGCTCGCCTACTCCGCGGTGAAGGGCACCGCCACCGGCGTCAGCCTGGAGACCGAGACCACCGTGGGCGCCCGGATCGGCATCGTCGAAGCGAAGGGCACCATCGGCGACGCCGCCCCCGCCGGCGTCGACTCCGACAAGGTCGTCAAGCTGCTGAAGAAGTACGAGAAGGACGACGACGTGAAAGCGATCGTGCTGCGCGTCGACTCGCCCGGAGGCGCCGTCGCCCCTTCGCAGGAGATCCACGACGCGATCAAGCGGATCAAGGCGAGGAAGAAGGTGGTGGTTTCGATGGCAGGGCTGGCGGCGTCGGGCGGCTATTACATCTCCGCGCCGGCTGACCGGATCTTCGCCGAGCCCGGAACGCTCACGGGCTCCATCGGCGTGATCTTCATGCATTTCAACGTTCGCGGCCTTTTGGAATGGGCCAAGGTGGAGGAGACCACCCTGAAGAGCGGCAAGTACAAGGACACGCTCTCGCCCTTCCGGCCCATCCACGAGACCGATCGCGAAGAGATCCAGAGCATCTCCGACGATGTCTACGCCCAGTTCGTGCAGGCGGTCGCGCAGGGCCGCGGCTTGCCGGAGGCGCGCGTCCGCGAGATCGCCGAGGGCCGCATCTACACCGGCAAGCGCGCAAAGGAGTTGAAGCTCGTCGACGAGCTGGGCGGTCTCGACGATGCCATCGCGGCGGCCTGGGGCCTCGCGGGCCAGAGCGGCGAACCGAAGGTGCAGTATCCGCCGCGCGAGCACGAGCTTTCGCTCCGGGATCTGATGCGCGGCGCGTTCCAGGGCGCGAGCGAAGGCGTGCGGTCCGCCGTTCCCCAGGGAGGACTGATGTTCCTGGCGCCGAATCTGGTGAGGTGA
- a CDS encoding HIT domain-containing protein, translating into MMEQLWAPWRMELIAKAGAQNGCIFCDLPRAKNDRENLILGRTPHTFAILNRYPYNNGHLMVVPRSHSGDLVSLPREEHEELAEMVRVAMRLVGQAYRAQGYNLGMNLGSAAGAGIAGHVHWHVVPRWTGDTNFMPVLGDTKVMIEHLHASWDRLRPSFDAEYSKGSAW; encoded by the coding sequence GTGATGGAGCAGCTCTGGGCGCCGTGGCGGATGGAGCTGATCGCGAAGGCAGGGGCTCAGAACGGATGCATCTTCTGCGACTTGCCGCGCGCCAAGAACGACCGCGAGAACCTCATCCTCGGGCGCACGCCGCATACGTTCGCCATCCTCAACCGGTACCCGTACAACAACGGCCACCTGATGGTGGTGCCGCGCAGCCATAGCGGGGACCTCGTCTCCCTTCCCCGCGAGGAGCATGAGGAGCTTGCCGAGATGGTGCGGGTCGCCATGCGACTCGTCGGGCAGGCCTACCGTGCGCAGGGCTACAACCTGGGGATGAACCTGGGATCCGCTGCCGGAGCCGGCATCGCCGGGCACGTGCACTGGCATGTCGTCCCGCGCTGGACCGGCGACACGAACTTCATGCCCGTCCTCGGCGACACCAAGGTGATGATCGAGCACCTGCACGCGAGCTGGGACCGGCTGCGGCCGTCGTTCGACGCGGAGTATTCCAAGGGATCGGCATGGTGA